The sequence below is a genomic window from Acanthochromis polyacanthus isolate Apoly-LR-REF ecotype Palm Island chromosome 14, KAUST_Apoly_ChrSc, whole genome shotgun sequence.
tgTGATTGTAATgtagactttcagctttaattcaaGGGGTTGAACAAAAACATTGCAatggtttaggatttatttttctttacattgaCTTTCCACTTCCATAGATTCAAAAGCAACTGGACAATTGACTGATAAAGCAGTTTGTTGTAGGTGTGGCATGCCTCCTTGATACTTAATGTCCAAATAAAGTGATAAACGTTTGTTAGTTGGTTCTTAAAGTTAGTGCCAAGTTTCAGACAGTATTGCTCATCAAAGAACTTCAGGACTGTCATACACTTTTCAAAACAAGTGGTCACAAAGGTCGATGATGCAAGGTTACAACATTCATGCGTCCCTCAGCTCCATTCAATGCCCACTACTGCTACATCCCCAGTGTGTCTTCATAGGTGTTAAACATAGTGCTTTGGGATTTAATGCCACTGGACACTGATGCAATGTTTGATGATGTCAAACCTAATGAGAGCCCATGGGATGGATGATTGGAAATGTTAAACAAAGACAAATGCAAgctaaatgatttatttattttgtgtggaGTGCAATATGATTACCCTCAGAATctgttatctatacaccacatAAACCTCATTAgggtcccagctgacttagggtaaTATTCCccttaaatattttaaagtacTGCAACACTTAAGAAACACTTGTACTGGGTTATAAATCAGTCACTCTGAGCACTTTAATAATCATATACAATGACATTAATATCTCCCCATTTTAGTATATCAAGACATGATGAACCAAGAAGAAGATTTGTACAGGTACTCATGAAAATAAACCTAAAAAAGACGTATTCTGTTTGATTAATGGATCTAATTATTTATATAACTCGATGGCACCGATGAGGTTTATTAAGCTGCATTTTCAGCTGCCCAGATAATGTATCTGCAGCGACACTGATGATGTGTCTGTTGCAGAAAGGGGGCAGCGGAGGAGCTTCCTTTTCCCGATGCCTCTGTAGATCTGTTGACAGCAGCCACAGCAGCCCACTGGTTCGATCAGTCGAAGTTCCTGGCTGAAGCAAGTCGGGTCTTGAAACCTGGAGGCTGCATTGCTCTGCTGGGCTTCAGTGACTCAAAAACCAAACTCAGATACCCGAACTGTGGAGAAAAACTCAGCCACATCTATAAAGAGGTATGTGCAGAATGAAAGGCCTCTAGTTTCATATGAGCGGTGTAACAGCACTGCTGTCAGCACAGTAAGGAAGTATAGCACCAACATCGAAACACTGAGTTAATATCAGACTGAAAAGGTGAACCAACATGAGTTAAGAATTTATTTGGGCTTAGCTGTTTTGGCTGCAAAAAGTGATTTTGTTAAACTGGAAGATTTATGAACCAAAATCTTTCTTCACAGAAACTATAAACTCAAATGGAACTTTTCAATCTTCTTGCATTGTGAATACTATTCACATATATTAATCATCTGCAGTTAATACTCAGCAGTGCATGAGTTTATTTTGCAACCTCAGCTCCCCTTATGTAGGCCAATTAGACCCTATAATGATGAAATGAATAATTAATGGAGGCACCACACTGTATGCCCCCCTGCTATTTAATGTGTTAATGTACAATATTGTGCCTCCCATTTTGTTTTGCTGgggttgtttgtgttgttgatgtttgtttgttttctgtttgtgtgaacaTCTTTGGtgaatttgaaaatgaaattaataaatGTACAAGCTTACTCAGCAGGGTAAGGAATAGTTGTGGGAatatgcgttttttttttcctttctgtgttaagctgcagagaaaacacaattTATCTAATTTAACGCAACGACTAAAATCGAGGAGAAACAGATACCCTTGATCTGTCCAGTGGTAAAGAAACAACGAAATTCCAACACCACTAAAGCTCAGTTAACAAACATTCATGTATCGTtagtttttctgtaaaagtaAAACTTGTTCTTTTAGGAGTTCTGTGACTGTCTCTTGATACAGAACAGTCAGGGTCAGAGACTCTGCTTATCTTCCTAAAGTTTGCCATTGAAGTTGCCAGGTATAATACCTTCATGCCTCAGTAGAGATAAATATAGTATATAGTCCTGCATACCCTGACCCACAATATATCCACAGCACTATGCATCTCATTAGCATTCTGCTATGGAGGGCAAAataaaatatccatccattatttatgGGGGTGCtaaagtctatcccagctgacttagggtgaagacagaggacaccctggacaggttaaAAGTCTATCAGAGGGCTacacatttttgtaaatttttttccacaaaaactctgaaaaatagacaaaagaaaATTTCAGAGGCTCGTACTCTAAAAATGTCTCTAAAGATGCGTTTAACATGCTTGGCTGACTGAGCTGTTCTGACAGTATGGTGGTGCTTGTTCACAGTGTTGGGgctaaaacagtaaaagcatCGTTCCATTTTGTTTTAAGCCTGGTCCATGCAATTTTTAACAGCAACTGATTCTCTATTCTGAGGGATGTAGATGCAGGATAAGGGGGTTTAAAGTTCTGAGACGTCGACTGGAGCCAGACCATGTACTTCTTAAATAGAAGTTAAAAGTAAAATAGTGTTAAGGGGAGTTGTTGTAATAGATTATTTGCATACAGGGAGTTGAGCACTGCTATTAAAGCAGTACAGAAAGAACCATGCTTTAATGCACAGTTAAAATCTTCATCAAAACTTGCTATCCGCAGACTTATACCCACAGTCTGCATCTGGTGTGTCAGACAAGACAGTACCAAACCTGGCAACCCAGCATTAATCAATGTACTTATTCATTGTACATCCACTTTGTAATTAGCTAAAATTGCTGAACATCTGCATTGACTTACTTTCAGGTAAACCAGGTGCTGTTGCCATACACAAGCGAAAGAGTAGTTCTCGCTGAGAATAAGCTGGAAAAGCTGTACTCTGCCATCCCCTTTCCAGACAAAGAGAGGTAATTACAACACCTACCTGACCTAAAGCTTTAACTTCCATTATCTGCTGTACCCTTGAAAGGGAAACAGTATTAAGTTGTAAGTCAGAAGTGTGCTgcctcattttcttcattttatgcctttttgAAAGAGAATTCAGCAGCAATAATACAAAGACTTCACCAAGCTGAAAAAGCTTGTCATCTCAGCTGCATTATGCACATGATTTTCTTTATAGAAAATAAGTCATTATTGATGATTTACagtctgtatgttttttttcacatgctttatttatttcatatcaaTCCAAAAGGATTGATTGTTTTCAGGCAAAATATGTGAGACCAGTGAGGGCCGTGGTGGGATTCATTGAGAGCTGGTCCATGTTCCAAACCTACAAGTCAAAAGACCCCAAAAGTGCTGAAGAACTACTGGTCAACACTCAGAAAAGGTCAACTACACTCTCTCACATTCAGATAGTGATATGTTACTAGTATAGTCTGATGATgtttacttttcagtttttctctgtgttATTACAAACTGTCTGAGTGATCTGAATGATCAATCACTGTGCTCTTTTCAGGCTTCTGGAGCAGATGGGAGTCACGTCTCCAGATACTGAAATAGAGCAGGAACTGGAATTTTACTGTGTCCTGGCATCCAAACCACAATGATCCACACTAAAGCACTGGATGTATGTTTCTGGAGACAGAGATGAAGTGTGCGTTTCAAAGATGCTGCAATTTACAATTTATAAAGATTCTATTCTTTCTGCTTTAAGGAGTGTGTCTGTTAAATAAACCATTGTTCACTCAGTATATGACTCCTTCTGTATTCTACAAAGTTTCTCCAACACAAAGCATGTTTCACTTTGCAGTGAAATAACTCCACAGCTCCACAGCTCCACTCCACAGCTGATCCCTTTCATGCTCACTGAGATATTACATAACTGAGAACAAAATCTTTTGAAATGTAATGTGCCTACCACTGTTCACAGATGGGGTGCTTGGATACTTCTGTATAAatgaaatgattgttttttaGCCAAGCTTTTGAAAATATGGCACTGCAggtggctttaaaaaaaaaaacaactaattatAACTACTTCAATACCacttctttaatctttattcaGAGAATTTTTGGCACTCATCCAGTCAGTTTTACAACTTTTCAAGAAACTTCACACTCCGCTGACGAAAGTTTCCCATCAAAATATGTAGAAAGTTTACAAGTAAAACAATAATTCACTGATTATCAACATGACATAGTAAGCTTGTAGGTGTGGTATCAAGTGTAATTTGCTTTTGTCtattagaaaaaatatttagattaCGGTTTTAGGCTTTAAGTGGGAATGATtgatatttaattattattaatatttacttCTGGAAGGTAACTTAAATATAGGCTGAGAGGGAGaaaggtgacaaattaaagggaaaaacactttaaagccTCACCGTGCGCCACCACAATAGCTTCATGTCCTTGAGTTCTCTTGCTAGCTTCACCTCTTGCTtgtaaattgtatttttcaAGTAGTCCACAATCCAATGGGTTCATGGTCtctatgtgcattttttttttacatatgtaCTGAAATACAGGACTGGGTGATCTcccattggaaaaaaaaaaattaagtggtATGTAAGGCTCCTTCacatgacagaaaacatgaTGTTGTGATGAGTATATTTTCAATGGACGAAACACTGCAGGCGCACTGTGTAGGAGTAAGATTATGCAGGGCACCTCTAGTGAATCTACTGCACCCTATTCAATTGGATGTGATCGAATCAGCTGACTGGCCATTGTCGTATAAAATAATGTAACTCTTATGattgtgaaaataaaatctaaaagaCATTTCATTGT
It includes:
- the zgc:162396 gene encoding LOW QUALITY PROTEIN: putative methyltransferase DDB_G0268948 (The sequence of the model RefSeq protein was modified relative to this genomic sequence to represent the inferred CDS: inserted 1 base in 1 codon; deleted 1 base in 1 codon) produces the protein MQNKGEGTLLHKGRLFCSRGLRKHFGNKTEEKSGKKYLHGIQLFEGKNHASVYQSIAYSSTELKNIIIQYLDKKKRQPHVLAVDLGCGTGQHSRLLAPHFKEVVGMDVSECQLEEARAVPGXPNVTYRKGAAEELPFPDASVDLLTAATAAHWFDQSKFLAEASRVLKPGGCIALLGFSDSKTKLRYPNCGEKLSHIYKEVNQVLLPYTSERVVLAENKLEKLYSAIPFPDKERIDCFQAKYVRPVRAVVGFIESWSMFQTYKSKDPKSAEELLVNTQKRLLEQMGVTSPDTEIEQELEFYCVLASKPQ